CACAACCGCAAACCTGACGAAGAAGACTTTAGTGATTATGGGGAAGAGGAGTAGAAGGCAGGGGACAAGGGGACAGGGGGACAAGGGGACAAGGGGACAAGGGGATAAGGGGATAAGGGGAGCGGGGGAGAGAAAAAAATAATTAACGCTCCTTATTCTGTACTGTGTAACTGTCAATCGTCAGCCAACACTGATAACTGATAACTGATAACTGATAACTGATAACTGCCCATTTATGACTCTTTCTTTAGCAGAACAAGTAGCCCAGATGGTCGTGGTGCGCGCCTCTGGTTTTTTATTTGATCATCAAATTCGTTATTCCCTTTGGGAACCTCCGGCCCAGCGCTTGCAATATTGGTTACAGGATTTGGGCGTGGGAGGAGTCATTTTAGTGGATGGGAGTGTGGCGGAATTGGCGGCTCGGACTCAATTATTGCAATCCTGGGCTAAATTTCCGTTATTGGTGGCTGCCGATGTGGAAGAGGGGGTCGGTCAGAGATTTGCAGGGGCGACTTGGTTTCCGCCTCTGATGGCAATTGGGGCGTTAGCAAATCAATCCCTGGAACAAGCCGAATTTTATGCGGAAAAAATGGGGGCGATTACCGCCCAAGAAGCTCTGACGGTAGGCTTAAATTGGATATTAGCTCCGGTCGTAGATGTTAATAATAATCCTAAAAATCCGGTGATTAATGTTCGTTCTTTTGGGGAAACTCCAGAACGGGTGAGTCAGTTAGCAACGGCTTTTATTCGGGGATGTCAAGGTTATCCGGTATTAACAACAGCGAAACATTTTCCGGGTCATGGAGATACGGCGATTGATTCCCATTTAGAATTACCTGTAATTCCCCACGCGGATGAACGTTTAGCTCAGGTGGAATTACCCCCTTTTATTGCGAGTATGGCATCGGGGGTGGATGCGGTGATGATGGCGCATTTATTAATTCCCGCTTGGGATACGGAACGTCCGGCTACCTTATCTCCGGCCATTGTTCAGGGTCAATTAAGACAACGGTTAGGGTTTGAGGGGTTGGTGGTGACCGATGCTTTAGTGATGGGGGCGATCGCTAAACAATATAGTCCCGAAGAGGCGGCGATTTTAGCGGTTGAAGCGGGGGCGGATATTTTATTAATGCCCCTTGATCCCCAAGTAACGATTAAAGCTGTTTGTACGGCGGTGGCTGAGGGTCGGATTTCTCGTGAACGAATTGAAGTATCTGTGCAGCGAATTTGGCAGGCAAAAGCCAAGGTATTTCCAGACTGGCAACGGTCGGAGTCCTATTGTTTCCCGCATCGAGATCCCAAGACTTTATTTGATTCCCTATCTCAACCGACCTCTCAACAACTGGTGAGGACAATTTTACAGGATTCTCTAAAACAGGGAGGAACCTTACCGTTAGTTCTTCCTCAGACTCCGCAACCGATGCGAAATTTGGTGATTGTCGATGATTTGCTCAATTGTGGGATTTTAGGAAATCATACCCCGGCGATCGCTCGTCCAGCCCAGTTGGGTTATCGGTTACAACTGGTTGATTGTCATGCTCCGGTATCTTCGGATTCGCAAAATGATTCATCACTCCGTATTTCTTCTGATCCGACCTTACTGCAAGTCTTTATTCGCGCGAATGCCTTCCGTGATAGTTCAGGGTTAACGCAAATTGCTCAAGATTGGTTAAATATTCTATTAAGACAGAATCAGTTACAGGGGCTTGTAATTTACGGAAGTCCCTACACCCTAGAACAGTTTTTACCTCAAATTCCCCCTAAAACTCCTTTTGTTTTCTCCTATGGTCAAACGTCGGTTGCACAAGAGATTGCATTAAAAGTTCTCTGGGGAATTTAAGAAAAAGTTAAGAATAGTGTCTGATCATCAATCCAGACGGTGATCACAGAAAAACTTCGGAAGGCTTAACCTACGTCCTGGGCGTATGTCTAGGGGCTTTTCAGATTTTTATGGAAAAAGCCCTGGTATTTGTATTGGCTTATACTGAAAAAAAACCTTTCCTAAAATCAATTTTTCGATTATATTAATAGTGATGCCAAAAACTTCTCCGGCAACCCCAAGAGGGCGAACTATGACTTACACCACTGTCCAATATTCATTAGATGTGATCAAAGACGAAGCCCGCCAACTCGTCACCAAGGGAATTGTGAGCCGTCAGCAACCCATCTATACACTTTGCCAATATATTCCAGCGCGGGAATGGGCTTGTGTGGAGTGTGAGTTGGAAGAGTGCAATTTCTTGCTCAGAGATCGAATTGGCGACTTAATTGGCCATGAAACCTGGGATAACGATTAAAATCTCGACTGAATTTTAAAACACAAAAGATTTTTCACACTTTTTAGTTCGCTAAATGTTGGCTCCTGCATCTGTAGTCTCAAATTTATGGGTCTACTGATCCAGGTCAAGTTAGAAACTCAATCTATTGGCTCTTTCAAGCCTTGCTGATTTCCGATGTCTTAAGTCTAAAATATCTTGAATTCGTAATCAATGAGTTGACTTAGGATTAATCCTGGCAGTTTGAAGGAACCTTCCTCAAGATCTGAGATTTGGGAACGAATAATAAAGTTAAAATTTAAGCTCGTGCGATGTGGTATCGATGGCAGTATGAAATTGAACAATTTCAGGATAGATTCTGCGATTAGATATCAAGCAATAAGACTGAAAACGATAATCCCGCCCGTTCCTCTGGAGCCCAATTCCGATCAATTCTGATCCCAATAGTTGAGTTTTGGAGGCGGGATTAATCGTTATTAGTGAGAAGAATTGGATTCGCGTAGGTGTTTTAATTCATCTCGTAACTCGGCGATTTGAGTTGTGAGGTCTTGAATTTCCCGGATAGGTTCTGGGTCAGACCCACTTGGAACTGTTGAGGGATAGGGAACAGAAGACGAAGTTGTTACCGTTGTTGTGTCTGTATTAACGTTCTGATGACGTTGAGAAAGGATCGTATCCACAAAATTGCGAGCTTCTTGCTCGGTCATTTTTCCTTTTTCAGCCCATTCATCAGCTAATTCGCTAACCTGTGACTGAATTTTTCCGAGATTCTCATTGCGTTTGTAAGGATCTTGTAGGATCTCAATCAGGGAAGAAGTCGCGCCAAGGGTGACGCGAAATCCTTTGTGGAGTAGGTCGGTTAAGTGTTCAGGATTCATCAGAATCAAAACATTCCTCAATTTAGATAGGATTCAAGCTTGAATGTGATCAGCGTTTGGTAGATTTGTTCGGGATGAGTTAGCCTAAGCCAAAAAAAGCCCGATTTTGCTTGTATATTCTAACAACTTATTCCCTTACTTGGTCGAGGTATTGATTCACATCATCAATAATTCGGGTGAGTTCCGCTTCAGTCATGAGTTTAATGCGTTCATCGCGGACTGTAATCAAGACTTTCGCCGCAAAGGGACTTGGCCAAATATTAGGGTTACAAAAAACTTCTAAAAAAATATCCCCGGTATATTGATATTCAATCGGTTTTTGAGGGGTGGGTTTACCACTTCCTGGAGTTGTTTTTGCCGCCACCGCTTTGAGTTTTTGCATGATTTCATCGAGCACCCCTTTTAAATTCTGGGCGGCTTCGGGGGTAAACCGCAGAGAGACAGAACCTTGAGTTAAATTGAGTGTGAGTGGAGAAGCAGACATAGAAAACCTATTCAAAACAACACTTAAAATCCTTTAATCTGATTTTACTGTTAAGTTAACCGAAATGAAAATTAATTTCAATAGCTAATTTAATTAGAGAAGATGATATTCTAAAAAAAGTTTTCCTTTAGCCTCAAAGTTTCAAAGGGGAGGTTTTATGGTTCAGGATAATCGTTCAAAAATTCAATGGGTTTTATTACTAACACTCGGTTTAAATCTGTTAGTCATGGCGATTAAAGTGATTATCGGAACCATAACAGGGTCTTTGAGCTTACTCGCTGATGCCCTCCATAGTGTAACAGATAGTGCTAATAATGTTTTAGGGTTAGTTACGAATCATTTTGCCTCTCCCAAACCGGATCGAGAACATCCCTATGGACATCAAAAATTCGATGCGTTAGGGGCTTTGGGTGTTGGTGTTTTTTTGGGAATTGCCTGTTTTCAAATTTTAAGTGGAGCCGTGGAACGAGTTTTTAGAGGAGGTGAACCTGTCAAAATTTCTCCTCATGAATTATGGATTTTGTTGATTGTTTTAGGGATTAATATTTTTGTAGCTTATTATGAACGGACTGCTGGACAGCGTTTAGGCAGTGCTGTTTTAGTAGCCGATGCTAAACATACAATGAGTGATGTTTGGATAACCATTATGGTGCTTGGAGGATTAATTGGAATTTGGCAAGGAGAAGTTTGGAATTTGCCTAAATTGCAATATTTAGATGTAATTTTAGCGTTTCCCGTAGCCTTATTAGTATTTAAAAGTGGCTGGAGTGTATTAACAGAAAATTTGCCTTGGTTAGTCGATCAAATGGTGATTGATCCCGAAACCATTAAAGAGATTGCCATGTCTGTTCCCGGTGTCGTAAATTGCCATAATATTGCGTCTCGTGGGATGATTGGACGGCAAGTTTTTATTGAAATGCACATGATTGTGGAAGCAACAGATGTAGAAACAGCCCACAGTATTACAGAAGCAGTTGAAACAGAATTAGAAAACCGTTTTAGTCCGGTCAGAATTTTAATTCATGTTGAACCCCCCCAATATCAATCGGAACAAATTACCTATGAGTCTCAATAGGCAAAGATGAAACCGCAAAATTCTCTCTGTAGATAGATAATATTTAATCCGTTTTTTTTTATGCTGATTCAATAAATAAGTTTAAAAATCAAACTTAATTGATTATATTAAGGAGATAAAAATGACATCTTTAACTCAACAAAGGTGTGAGGCTTGCCATCAAAAATCAACTCCCGTGAGTTTAGAGGAAATTGCTGCCCTCAAACCTCAAATTCCTTATTGGCATTTAATTGAAGTAGATGGAGAATCCCGACTACAAAGATCTTATTCATTCCCAGATTTTAAAACGGCTTTAGCTTTTACAAATCAAGTGGGTGAAATTGCTGAATTAGAAAATCATCATCCTGCTTTATTAACAGAATATGGAAAAGTTACGGTAACTTGGTGGACTCATGCTATTTCAGGGTTACATCAAAATGACTTTATTATGGCAGCTAAAACCGATGATTTAGCAGGCGTTAAGAATTAAAAATTACGAATTACTCATTAGGAGTAAGATGCTTAATGATTTCCCTATTTCCTATTATTAATTATAACAGCTTATCTCCTTTAAGATGAATGAAAAAGCAAGTCTATTCTGCAAATCGTTCAAAATCTTGGTCTTTTGAGTGCCAAGAACTGGTGCGAGGAATGTCCGGGGGATTTTTATTTGGAATTCCCCTGTTATATACAATGGAAGTTTGGCAAATTGGTTCCTTTACAGAACCCCCTTTAATGCTAACGCTATTGGGAATTACCTACTTTGTTGTGTTTTTATTAAACCGAGTCTCTGGATTTCGTCGTCATCAACAGAAAACGTTAAAAAATACACTTTTAGAAAGTGTTGAAGCTTTGGCTATTGGGTTAGTTTGTACCACCTTAATTTTAATATTACTAAAAGAAATTAATCAAAAGACTCCCCTCAATGAAGCTCTGGGAAAAATTATTTTAGAAAGCATTCCCTTTGCCATTGGTGCTGCGTTAGCTGAGTTAATGTTAAGTGATGAACCCTCTAAACCTTCCTCATCATCTCAACAGAAAAAGCCCGAAAAATCCACTTTTTTGAAAGCGCATAAAATCAATTTAAAAGACACAGTGGATGATATCAGTGCTACCTTTATTGGAGCGATGTTTATTGCCTTTAATATTGCGCCTACGGATGAAGTGCGGATTCTTGCGGGTGCAACTTCTCCTCCTGGGTTAATTGCTATTATTATAGCCTCTTTAATCATTTCCTATGGAATTGTTTTTGCGGCGGGTTTTATCAATCAACAAAAGCGTCATCATCAGCAAGGATTATTTCAATCGCCCCACACCGAAACCATTTTTTCTTATTTAATTTCTCTAATCGCTTCCGTTTTTATGCTGTGGTTCTTTCAGAAATTAAATTTTAGTGATCCTTGGTTTTTATGGCTACGCTCGACTTTAATTTTAGGCCTTCCGGCAACCGTTGGAGGAGCAGCAGGACGTTTAGCAATATGATTAAAGATGATATATCGAATCAAAATTCATCAGAATCGAATTTCTCAATAGCTGAAAAATTTAGCTTTAGTATTGCTATCGTTATTCTGGGACTGTTGTTGGGATTGGTAATTTATAGTTGGCGAATTCAAAAACATAAACCTCCAGTTTTAACCTTGGGTCAACGGGAAATGATACGCCAAGAACAGGAACAATTTTATATACCCTTTACCGTCATCAATGAAGGAGGAGAAACCGCACAATCAGTACAAGTAATTGGAGAATTTTACTTGAATGGAACAGTCATTGAACAGGGAGAACAACAAATTGATTATCTTTCTGGCGGAGAATCAGCATCAGGTGCATTTATTTTCAGTCATAACCCCCAAGAAGGAGAAGTTAGAATTCGAGTCGCCAGTTATAAGTTACCGTGAGACTGATTCATTAAATAAAAACAATTTCCTCCCCTGAGTAATGGGAGAGGAAATAAAATCGAATCCGGTAAAATTAATTCCCTTATTTGGGAGAAGCCGCCGGAGAAGGAGAAGCTGCTGGAGCAGTGGTCGCTGCTGGGGAAGTAGTCGCTGCTGGAGAAGGAGAAACTGCTGGAGCAGTGGTTGCTGCTGGAGAAGCTTCAGGAGCAGGGGTAGTTTCAGTGGTGGTATTACCACCACAAGCCGTTAATAAACAAGAAGAAGCTATTGCTAAACCCGTGAACACTACAGCAAACTTTTTCATAGGAGATCTCAAGAAGATTGGAAATAGGTAACTAACTAGATTGAGAAACAACACCCCTTAATCTCAGAAATAGTTCTGAAAGGGAAGTTCAATATTAAACCCAGATTGAGGTTTAACTCTTTCGGTTTTCAGGGACATAGTTTGAAGCAACTTGAAGCTATTCAATTGAAGATTCTCGATTCCTAGAACGCTTAAATTGAGTGCAATACAAGTCACTTTTGTATTCCCCTGACTTTAATATCGGCTGAATGAGTAGTGAGGGTTCCCAGTTCCTAAAATTCTAGCGAGAAATTAGGAAAGATTGGGAATAAAAACACTTCACTCACCAAAGCTATTCTTAACTCAAGGAAACCACTTTTGTCAATAAGACACCCAGAATTTCCTGAGTTATTCTGACCTTACCCTTCAGAAAATGCAACTTTCCTGAGTTATTAAGGAAGTTGTGATATTTCTCTTTGTTTACCTTACATATAATACAGGGTTTTATTCAAAATGGAAGATACTTTAAGGTAAATTACTTAGACCTGTGATCACAGATGATTAAATCCCTGTAAATTCGCGGATTTTAAGGGTTTCAATTCTTACACCTGGACTTGAATGTTTCCTCGATTGTCCTGAAACCTATATTATTGTGTTAGAGTAGAAAAACACTACAAATTACAGTCAACTAGAAAAAGATTGTGCCAGTTTGACAAACTGTCATAGGGAGTTACCTCACTCCAGATCACCTTAAGACCCATCCATCGGAGTTGAAGTGTTGACTGTCTAGGTATTGAGGGATCACATCAAAAACTAGCACAACAATGAGTAGAAATTCAGCAACTTAGGTTTTACTGAGTACAGGTAAACATCATCGACTTGTGAGAATCTGACTATGGAATTATTGTTGTGCTACAGTTCTACTTCTACGGTTGCTGGTGCATTTTATTCCCAGGAAAAAGTTAAACAAGCTCAGGAACTTTGGTCTTCAATTAAAAACTTCTTTCCTCCTGCAATTTTAGGAACCCTTGACTACACTATCACCGAAGAATTAGAAGCATTAATGAGGATTGGATAACCCTTGAATAACCGATTTGTAGACGTATTGGAAGGGGACAGGACACCGAAGGAGAGAAGAAATTAGGGATTTCAATACGTCTGAACTTCATCGGATAAAATTCGAGGTTTAGGTTGATAATAACTGGCTATTAATGCAATCATGAGCCACCATAAAGTATTAACTTGGGGACGATACCAAACCGTATCAACTAATCCATGACCCAACATTCCAACTAAAGTGGAAATTGCTGCCATTAACCAAAATCCTTGGATATTTCCTAACTCTCTGAGTCGTTTTAATTGCATCCATCCTTGATTAAAGGTTATTGTTAATAACCACAGAAAACAACTTAAACCAATAATGCCAGTTTCAACGGTAATTTCTAAAAGAATTGAATAGGCACTTAAAGCGGTGTAACGAGGCTGCATATAAAGAGGATAAATCTTATTAAAAGCTACATTTCCAGGGCCAATTCCTAAGATGGGGCGATCTTTAATCATTTCAATCACCGACATCCAAACATTAATTCTAAAGTTATTACTACTATCTCCCCGTCCAGCAAAAATACTCGCTACCCGATCTCGAACTGGGGGAACAAATATCACTGCGAATAATAGGAAAAGGGTTAATCCAGTTAAACCTATGGGTAAAGCCCATTGTCGCCAAAAGGGAGAAAATCGAATACTGAACCAGTATAATAATAGAATGGAAAAGGTAAACAGTAATAGCACTAATCCAATCCATCCTCCTCGGCTAAAGGTTAAAATTAAACAGGAGGAATTAACAATAATCATGGTTAAGGCTAAAGCTTTTGGTAAAATCCCTTTCCAAACAAAGAAGGATGCTAAACTTAATCCCACTGCGGGTAATAAATATCCGGCTAATAGATTTGGGTTATCTAAATAACTATAAACTCGTGTTAAGTTTGACTGAGGAGAGGTCGGATCAACCCAAGTGGCTAAGGCTTCCGCCCCATAAAACCACTGTCTTAAACCATAAACACTGACGATTAAAGCCGTTAACAAAAAAATAGTAATAAAAATTGAACGGATTTTTGGCGATCGCAATATCTTCGCCATTAAAGCGAATAAAATTAAATAAAGGGTTAATTTTGTCCACCCACTAAATGCCGCTATTTTTACAGGAGATAAGGCGGTTGCAATGGTAGCAATTCCCCAGTATAATAAAGCAATTAAATGAATCGGCGTAAAGGCTGTTTGTGAAGGTTCATCGGTGAGAGTTAATATTAGCCACCAAGCGGCACAAGCAATTAATAAAACCCCAATTAATGCGGTTCCTACAAAGGGTGCTAAACCAAATACAATACTAATTAATACAGCCGCCAAGGGTTCACCCCACTGCAATAACCAACTTCCCTGTCGCCATTGGTGTAAAACGCCTGTTAAGCGGTAGAGAACACTGGTATTACGCCATTGGTAGATTAATACATTTTGCAGGGTAAATTGTTGCCAAACGGTGTTTAAGGTGGTCATGCCATGTAATAGGTTTTGAGATCATAGAGAATGAAATTCAGACATTAGTATACCTTAATTTACCTGTTGTGAACAACATTCTCTATTCTTTCTCTCGACTCTGACCCCATAACTGTTTAATACTAGGTCAATAAACCGTTATAGAAACTGGGGCTGAATTAGGTAGAATTTTAAAAAATAGGGAGTTATAAGCCCAGATTAAACAAACACTAAAGGTTTATTTTTTAAGGGTGCAAATGCTTCCGCATCAAATCGATATAAACTTGCTGGTCTACCCGCCCCCCGTGATGTTTTTACCCCCGTATCCGAGAGAAATCCTAACTTCAGTAAACGGGTTCTAAAGTTAGAATAGTCGGAAAAGCCTTCTCCCAAAATTGTTGTATAAAATTGATATAAATCTCCTAACGTAAACACTTGCGGTAGCACATCAAAAGCAACGGGACTATATTCTACTTTATTTTGTAATCGACGATAACCATATTCTAAAATTTGATTATGATCAAAGGCTAACTGGGGAACTTTGTCAATGGGATACCAAGCAATTCCTGTGACTTTATCCGCAATTAATTTAGCTTCTTCAAACCGAACTATGGCAAAATAACTGACGGATAAATAGCGAATATTATAACTATCCGGTGCTTCTCTGGGATCACGATTTGGCCCTCCAAAGGTATATAATTGTTCTAAATATAAATTTTCAACCCAAATTTTTTCTGATAAAATTCGATAGGCTGCATCTTCTAAAGATTCTCCTTTTTGGACTAAAGTTCCTGGTAAACTCCATGTATTAATAAAGGGTTCTTCTTTTCGCATGACTAATAAAACTAATAGACGATTTTGCCCGGTATCAACAGAAAAAATTACATTATCAACCCCAACCTTAAAATTTTCTAAGAGAGGAGATTCTGTTTTTTTAGAATTTCTTTCAATCATTTATTTATCCAAACCCTAGATTTTTAGATGAAATTGGAAAAAAAAGGCTATAGAAGGAATAGGGAAGCGACAATAGTTCTTACATCCCTAGCAGAAATTTAAGTATTTCATATTAGCATAGCATTTGATTAAGTTTTTAACCTTTTCAATAAAGCTTATCTAAAATAATGTTAAAAATTAATTGTAATATTTTTTTAGTCTTTAACAGTAGACTCATATAACTGTTCTTGATCAATATAAGCTTGTACAGAAGGCGGTAAAACCTCTATATTTCCGGTTTGACGATAGTGACTTGAGGAAACTGGCAAACCTTTAATATCAGCAATTTTTACCTGTCCCCCTAACTGTTTAACTTTCTCTAAATCTGTTGCTTCTACCCCATAACCCGGTCGAGGAACAATTAATAATTTTACTTGTTTTAAAAGGGTTTTTATTTGATACCATTGGGGAATTTGTTGCACTAAATCTGAACCAATCACTAAGGTATATTCTACATCTGACCAATATTGTTTTGCTCTTTCTAGGGTTTCTAAGGTTCGGCGACTACTGAGTTCAGGATACACCGCAATATTGGGGTTAGGCGGGTTAATTTCCTCTATTAATAGAGATAACATTTTCATCCGATGTTCTAGGGCGGTTTGATGGGTTTTAAATGGATTGTCCGATGCCCAAACTACAACTCGATCAAACCGTTGAGATAACCAATGGAGAATGGCTTGATGTCCTGCGGTTGGAGGGTCTGCACTGGTTCCAAATAGGGCAATTTGAGTCATTGTTGATTTTTGTTTAAGTCACTTTTATTAACAAAATAAAAACAAAATTATTGGAAAATTGCTTGTTCTAACCGCTTAGATAAAGCAATAATATCATCTTTGCGAGCAATTTGTTCAATCCATTCTGACGGAATATTTTCCAACCCATAATAAAGTCCGGCTAAACCTCCGGTTACTGCGGCTGTTGTGTCGGTATCTTCTCCTAAATTAACGGCTTTGAGAACGGCTTCAGCGTAAGAAGATGTCGTTAATAAACACCACAAAGATGCTTCTAAGGTATGAATCACATAACCACTGGATTCAATTTCACCCATTGATAACTGATCAATTTTTCCGGTTAAAACCCGTTCAAACCGAGAAGCTTCTACCGTTAAAGTGGGATTATAATAAATCGGTTTTACAGCTTCTATTCCTTCAAGGTAAGCAGATTTTAGGTCTAAACCTTCAAGTAGTTTAACAGCAATACTAATATAAATCCCGCAAGCCATTTGAGATCGGACATGAGCATGGGTTAAACAAGAACATTCATGAACCCACTGCATTAATTGATAGAAAGAAACGGTGGAAGATAAATACACCATCGGTAAAATTCGCATCAAGGAACCATTTCCATTACTGCGTTCATTCGTTTCTCCTGCTTCCACAGGATTAACCCCATTGAGGATATTTCTAATCGCTTGATTTGTTGTTCCACCAATATCAAATACTACACCATGAGGTGTCCATTCTTGCTGATAGCGCCAACGACCAAAAGAATCAGCAA
The sequence above is a segment of the Planktothrix tepida PCC 9214 genome. Coding sequences within it:
- a CDS encoding glycoside hydrolase family 3 N-terminal domain-containing protein, coding for MTLSLAEQVAQMVVVRASGFLFDHQIRYSLWEPPAQRLQYWLQDLGVGGVILVDGSVAELAARTQLLQSWAKFPLLVAADVEEGVGQRFAGATWFPPLMAIGALANQSLEQAEFYAEKMGAITAQEALTVGLNWILAPVVDVNNNPKNPVINVRSFGETPERVSQLATAFIRGCQGYPVLTTAKHFPGHGDTAIDSHLELPVIPHADERLAQVELPPFIASMASGVDAVMMAHLLIPAWDTERPATLSPAIVQGQLRQRLGFEGLVVTDALVMGAIAKQYSPEEAAILAVEAGADILLMPLDPQVTIKAVCTAVAEGRISRERIEVSVQRIWQAKAKVFPDWQRSESYCFPHRDPKTLFDSLSQPTSQQLVRTILQDSLKQGGTLPLVLPQTPQPMRNLVIVDDLLNCGILGNHTPAIARPAQLGYRLQLVDCHAPVSSDSQNDSSLRISSDPTLLQVFIRANAFRDSSGLTQIAQDWLNILLRQNQLQGLVIYGSPYTLEQFLPQIPPKTPFVFSYGQTSVAQEIALKVLWGI
- a CDS encoding DUF4327 family protein codes for the protein MTYTTVQYSLDVIKDEARQLVTKGIVSRQQPIYTLCQYIPAREWACVECELEECNFLLRDRIGDLIGHETWDND
- a CDS encoding cation diffusion facilitator family transporter, translated to MVQDNRSKIQWVLLLTLGLNLLVMAIKVIIGTITGSLSLLADALHSVTDSANNVLGLVTNHFASPKPDREHPYGHQKFDALGALGVGVFLGIACFQILSGAVERVFRGGEPVKISPHELWILLIVLGINIFVAYYERTAGQRLGSAVLVADAKHTMSDVWITIMVLGGLIGIWQGEVWNLPKLQYLDVILAFPVALLVFKSGWSVLTENLPWLVDQMVIDPETIKEIAMSVPGVVNCHNIASRGMIGRQVFIEMHMIVEATDVETAHSITEAVETELENRFSPVRILIHVEPPQYQSEQITYESQ
- a CDS encoding 4a-hydroxytetrahydrobiopterin dehydratase; translation: MTSLTQQRCEACHQKSTPVSLEEIAALKPQIPYWHLIEVDGESRLQRSYSFPDFKTALAFTNQVGEIAELENHHPALLTEYGKVTVTWWTHAISGLHQNDFIMAAKTDDLAGVKN
- a CDS encoding TIGR02587 family membrane protein, which codes for MKKQVYSANRSKSWSFECQELVRGMSGGFLFGIPLLYTMEVWQIGSFTEPPLMLTLLGITYFVVFLLNRVSGFRRHQQKTLKNTLLESVEALAIGLVCTTLILILLKEINQKTPLNEALGKIILESIPFAIGAALAELMLSDEPSKPSSSSQQKKPEKSTFLKAHKINLKDTVDDISATFIGAMFIAFNIAPTDEVRILAGATSPPGLIAIIIASLIISYGIVFAAGFINQQKRHHQQGLFQSPHTETIFSYLISLIASVFMLWFFQKLNFSDPWFLWLRSTLILGLPATVGGAAGRLAI
- a CDS encoding TIGR02588 family protein, giving the protein MIKDDISNQNSSESNFSIAEKFSFSIAIVILGLLLGLVIYSWRIQKHKPPVLTLGQREMIRQEQEQFYIPFTVINEGGETAQSVQVIGEFYLNGTVIEQGEQQIDYLSGGESASGAFIFSHNPQEGEVRIRVASYKLP
- a CDS encoding IctB family putative bicarbonate transporter, which translates into the protein MTTLNTVWQQFTLQNVLIYQWRNTSVLYRLTGVLHQWRQGSWLLQWGEPLAAVLISIVFGLAPFVGTALIGVLLIACAAWWLILTLTDEPSQTAFTPIHLIALLYWGIATIATALSPVKIAAFSGWTKLTLYLILFALMAKILRSPKIRSIFITIFLLTALIVSVYGLRQWFYGAEALATWVDPTSPQSNLTRVYSYLDNPNLLAGYLLPAVGLSLASFFVWKGILPKALALTMIIVNSSCLILTFSRGGWIGLVLLLFTFSILLLYWFSIRFSPFWRQWALPIGLTGLTLFLLFAVIFVPPVRDRVASIFAGRGDSSNNFRINVWMSVIEMIKDRPILGIGPGNVAFNKIYPLYMQPRYTALSAYSILLEITVETGIIGLSCFLWLLTITFNQGWMQLKRLRELGNIQGFWLMAAISTLVGMLGHGLVDTVWYRPQVNTLWWLMIALIASYYQPKPRILSDEVQTY
- a CDS encoding NUDIX hydrolase, translating into MIERNSKKTESPLLENFKVGVDNVIFSVDTGQNRLLVLLVMRKEEPFINTWSLPGTLVQKGESLEDAAYRILSEKIWVENLYLEQLYTFGGPNRDPREAPDSYNIRYLSVSYFAIVRFEEAKLIADKVTGIAWYPIDKVPQLAFDHNQILEYGYRRLQNKVEYSPVAFDVLPQVFTLGDLYQFYTTILGEGFSDYSNFRTRLLKLGFLSDTGVKTSRGAGRPASLYRFDAEAFAPLKNKPLVFV
- a CDS encoding nicotinate-nucleotide adenylyltransferase, encoding MTQIALFGTSADPPTAGHQAILHWLSQRFDRVVVWASDNPFKTHQTALEHRMKMLSLLIEEINPPNPNIAVYPELSSRRTLETLERAKQYWSDVEYTLVIGSDLVQQIPQWYQIKTLLKQVKLLIVPRPGYGVEATDLEKVKQLGGQVKIADIKGLPVSSSHYRQTGNIEVLPPSVQAYIDQEQLYESTVKD
- a CDS encoding ADP-ribosylglycohydrolase family protein, with product MKKSSILSGLMGVCVGDALGVPVEFSSRQERLQNPITTMTGHGTYRQPPGTWSDDSSLMLCLADSLCQGYNLKTIADSFGRWRYQQEWTPHGVVFDIGGTTNQAIRNILNGVNPVEAGETNERSNGNGSLMRILPMVYLSSTVSFYQLMQWVHECSCLTHAHVRSQMACGIYISIAVKLLEGLDLKSAYLEGIEAVKPIYYNPTLTVEASRFERVLTGKIDQLSMGEIESSGYVIHTLEASLWCLLTTSSYAEAVLKAVNLGEDTDTTAAVTGGLAGLYYGLENIPSEWIEQIARKDDIIALSKRLEQAIFQ